GATTTCAAATAGAATTCCTCTACCGAGATGCCAAGCAGTTCACCGGGCTTACCACCTGTCAGGCTAGGAGCAAGAATAAGCTCGATTTCCACTTTAACGCGGCTCTAACAGCGGTAAATATCGCCAAGCAAGACTGGCTCTCAAACAAGGATAACCTCCAAAAAACGTTCTCAATGGCTAATTACAAAACTCTATATAACAACGCGTTGCTACTGGAACGATTTATGTGTATGTTTGCAATAAACCCAAACACCGCAAAAAATAAAAAAATCGTCAATGATTTGTTGGATTACGGTAAAATTGCGGCATAAATCTTACCGAACTATTGTTATTGGAGAGCCTGAGTAGAAATATTTCCACTTTCAATAGTAGGGATGTAGTAACATTTGTAGGCTTTCCCACTGCTTAATCTAGACTAATTATTTATAAACGATTGGTAAAACGAATGATTGTAATATTCTTGTTACGATTGAGAAACAATCCTATATTGCCTAAGTGATAATTTGATTATGATATCGCTTGTTGTGTCAATAGTAATATAAGGTAATTCTGCATGAAAAGACTTCTCTCTTTCTTTTTACCTCCAGGACAATGGCACTTCATAGTTGTTATTCTCCTTGGGATATTTTTTGGTCTTGGTGCATTCTCTTTCTACCTGTCAAAGGCTCATAGTTATTTAGGCGATAATCCGGAAACCTGTATCAATTGCCATATAATGGCACCGCAGTATTCCACATGGAGTCACAGCGCTCATCGCAACTACGCTACCTGCAACGATTGTCATGTCCCCCACAATAATGTATTTAATATGTATTACTTTAAGGCTAAGGACGGAATGCGCCATGCAACCCTATTTACCTTAAGGGCCGAACCTCAGGTTATTCAGATTAAAGATGCGGGTAAGTGGGCCGTACAGTCGAACTGTATCCGCTGCCACGAGAAGCTATTTGCCGATGCCACCACTACAAGTGTAAATCCAATGATTGAAGAGGTTCGAAAGGGTCGCTTATGCTGGGAGTGTCACCGGGATACACCCCATGGACGCGTAAATGGACTCTCTTCCACGCCCAATGCACGAGTGCCGCTACCTCAAAGTCCTGTGCCATCTTGGTTGAAGAAGATGATACAACAGGAAAAAACCAACAAGAAATAGAACCCTATAAACCCTATTCATATGAAGACCATTAGCGATAAGATTAAAGAAAAACCATGGCTCGGATGGGCTCTCTTTTTAGGAACGGCGGGTGTCGTTTTCTTATTGGGCATGTTGGCCTCCTCCATTATCGAAAGACGTGCGGAAGCGGTTTTTGCTTATACTCCTATGGTTGAGTATCCTCAAAATGAGCCAAGGAATGAGGTTTGGGGCCAGAACTTCCCACGGGAGTATAATACCTATCTAAAAACCAGCGATACAACCTTCAAAAGTAAGTTTAACGGTTCTGGAAAGACCGATATGCTTGAGGCTTATCCGGAACTAGTTGTTCTTTGGGCTGGTTATCCTTTCTCAAAGGAGTATAATCAACCCCGCGGTCACTTTTATGCCATTACCGACGTTCGGAATATACTTCGTACTGGTGCGCCAAAAGACGATCACGATGGACCCATGCCGGGTACTTGCTGGACTTGCAAAAGCCCCGATGTTCCCCGTATGATGGCTGAGATAGGACCTACCGAGTTTTATAAAATGAAGTGGGGCGCATTGGGGCCACAAATCGTTAACCCAATAGGATGCGGCGATTGTCACGATGCTAAGAATATGAATCTGATTATTACTCGGCCAGCATTGATTGAAGCCTTCGCTCGTCAAGGGAAAGATATTACAAAAGCAACACATCAAGAGATGCGATCGTTGGTTTGCGCACAGTGCCATGTGGAATACTACTTTAAGGGCGAAGGTAAGTATCTAACCTTTCCTTGGGATAAGGGAACTTCCATGGAATCGATGGAGGCGTATTACGATTCTACTAAATTCTCCGACTGGACGCATTCCCTTAGCCGTACACCTATGATAAAGGCTCAGCACCCCGATTACGAATTATACTTAACCGGAGTTCACCACGATAGAGGTGTATCCTGTGCCGATTGCCACATGCCGTATGTAAATGAGGGCGGCGTAAAGTTTACCAGTCACCACGCTACCAGCCCCCTTCAAAATGTGGCTAACACTTGCCAGGTTTGTCACCGTGAAGAAACCCAAAAGTTGGTGGCGAATGTTTACGAGCGTCAAGCAAAAGTGGCCGAAAACAGAGTGACCCTTGAGAAAATTCTTGCTCGAACCCACTTCGAAGCTAAAACTGCTTGGGATAAAGGTGCAACAGAAAAAGAGATGGCACCTGTTCTCCAACTAATTCGTGCTGCACAATGGCGGTGGGATTTTGTGGCGGCTAGCCATGGCGGATCATTCCATGCACCGTTAGAAACAGCACGCATTATAGGTCACGGAATTGAAAAAGCTCAGGATGCCCGCATTGCACTGGCTCGTGTATTGGCTGTGCACGGTGTCTTGATTGAACCTACAATGCCCGATATATCAACCAAGGCAAAGGCCCAGGAGGTTATTGGCCTCGATATGAAGTCGCTTCGAAAAGAAAAACAAGGCTTTTTGAAGGAAGTTGTACCAGGTTGGGTGCAAAAGGCAAAAGAACGAGAGTCTACCTATACGGTTAAAAATATGTAGTTGATTCATTTCAACGTTGAACGGCCGTGTCTTTGTTGGACGCGGCCGTTTTTTTTCAAATCAATATATAAATGGGATTAAGCGCCAACTACGCTTTTTATAAATTTCATACTCACTAAACTGCTTCTCAAGCAATCGCTCCTCAACCGAAATCTTGGCGAGTATTACTATTGCTAGGGCCACCATTCCTACCGCCTTTATCATCGACGGGCCATCAAGGGTGATGGGGACAGTAAAAAGGAATACCGCTAAATACATTGGATTTCTGATGATTTTAAATGGCCCAGCCGTTATGAGTTTACTCCCGTTTCGTGGGGTAGGATATGCCGAGAATTGATTCAACCCAACTGCAAAAATGGCTATGATTCCAAGCACCATACCCGAAACTTGTAGGATTAATAGCAGATAACTTCGATGGGCAACTATTGGTCCAAGTAGGAGTAATACTGCAATCAATCCAAACTGCAAAAAGGTTAAGCCTTTGGTCGCGAGAAAAGTGCCAAGGTTGTTCATTTGACGTTAAATATAACCAAGAGTTACGGCTAAAAATCCTGCTCCATTTATTATTGCGTGAATAGCTATGGAAACTTTTACGTTGTTGGTCTTCTGGTAGGCAAAGGTGGTAATAAATAGGGTAGGAAGAAGAATTATAATGAGATTAAGTCCAAAGGGAATATGGAACACCAACCATATAATACCATTGTAAAACCAAGTATGTTTGCCGAATACTTTGATCTGTTTGGGGAAGATATAGCCCCTCCAAAAAAACTCCTCGCCTACAATGTTTAAAAAAAACATAGGCAGCCAAGCCAGCAGTATCCAACGGTTGTCGGAGTTTATCTTTGGTATCTCCAAAAATGGAGGTTGTGTTGATATATTCGGGAATATACCTTTTAAAAGGACGGTGATGAATCCCGTCAGAATCAGGATAAGGATCACCCCAAGTCCTATCCACAACCAATCCTCACTCTTTAGTGTTTTGAACCGGATTCGGCTCAAAAACGATTGCCACGTGAGGTGCTTTTGCTCTAATCTAACAAGTATAATGGTGGCGAGAAGCATTGGAAGGAAAACAATAACGCTTGAGGCAATAAACCAAGAAATTATGGGTTCGAGCATGAACGTTTTCGTAATCCACGGAATTGCGATACTGGTGGTACCAAAAAGTGCCGCCAACGTTATTCCTGCAATAATGATGGATGAACCAAGACCTAAGGGGCGAATTTCCTGATGCTGCTTTGCTTTCATATACTTGGGAGATATTATGTTTGCATTATATTTTCATCATTACGGTTGAACTATCCCAATACTCTAATGCTTCAAAACAAATTCTGACCTAAGACGCAATTAAGGTAGTATAAATTGATCAATGATTTCAAACTCCCATGATATAACTCGTCAAAAATCAAATAAAAACAAATGCGAGGCCGTTGGTTGTTCCAAAGCCTCGCATCGGTTTGTGTCGGGAGTATTTATTTGAATTTCTTATGCCTCTGCATAGTGGTAGTTGGGTTGCTCAATGGCAACCTTTCCATCAAAAAGGTGGATGATTCGGTGGGCGTTTTGCGCATCGGAAGGGGAACGGGTTAGCATTACCATAGTTGTTCCCTACTTGATCCGCTCCATAACTTCTTTTCCATTGAACCTGTCTTGCTGTTTGGCTAATGGGTTGAAAAGCAAAAGAGGACAAGCATTGCTGCTTATCCTCTAGTGACCCCGACAGGATTAGTTCGCGAAAAGCTCATGATCCTGTCTTGCTGTTTGGCTAATGGGTTGAAAAGCAAAAGAGGACAAGCATTGCTGCTTATCCTCTAGTGACCCCGACAGGATTCAAACCTGTAACCTTCTGATCCGTAGTCAAATGCTCTATTCAGTTAAGCTACGGGGCCGTTGTTATTGAGAGTGCAAATATAGCTCAATTTTTTTAATCACCTACTGCTTGTGTGTCTAAATACGGCCTTTCTATCCGTTTTATTGGTAGTGTTTTGGTTTTATCTACACAATGGGCTCCTTGTTCCCAAGTTTAATCACAGTTCAGGATTAGATCTTGGTAGCGACTGTGTTGTTCTGATCGCTTTTAACCGATTAATGGCCTCAGGTTTGATTGACTCTGTCTTCGAAACTCTGTAAAAGCAAAAGAGGACAAGCATTACTGCTTATCCTCTAGTGACCCCGACAGGATTCAAACCTGTAACCTTCTGATCCGTAGTCAAATGCTCTATTCAGTTAAGCTACGGGGCCTTGATTATTTCGGGTGCAAATATAGGGATAATTCCTTCAATTATCCAAATATTGCTGAGAAAAAACGATGGGAATGCCAATAATATTTACAATTGACTGAATTTTAGACCAGTTTTTTTGTTTGCCGATTCGGGTTGTATTTACATTACTTAGGACCGGAGGGTAATGGATAAAAAAAAATCCCGGTTACCCGGGATTTTCTTTATTCTACTTTCATTCTCTTTTCCTTGATTCTAGCTTTCTTACCAGTGAGTTTTCTAATGTAGAAAATTCTAGCACGACGAACACGACCAGCCTTGTTTAACTCGATCTTGTCGATAAAGGGAGAGTTGATAGGGATAATTCGCTCTACACCGATTCCATTAGATATTTTTCTAATGGTAAATGTTTGGGTCTTACCAGCACCTTTTCTTTGGATAACCACACCACGGAAACTTTGAACACGTTCTTTGTTTCCCTCTTTGATTTTGTAATCAACGGTAATGGTATCGCCACTCTTGAAATTTGGGTATTCTTTCTGACCCACATTCTCAAATGCTGCTTCCGCAATTTTAATTAATTCTTCCATTGCATTGTTAGTTTGGTAAGCGTTAGTGGAATATTACAGACACCTTAGTTCTGGTAAGAGATTCCATTTCGAGCCGCAAATGTAGCGCTTTTTGCTTTAAATGCAAATGCATTTAGGTGATAATTTATCTTTTGTTGGGTGTAAATAAAGAAGGCGGTTTATCACCGCCTTCTTTATTTTTAATCTAGTGTGCAGCACCAATAACTTTTTTCTCGTTACCGGTATCTTCCACAATCTTTTTCTTCCACCATTCAGGCAGCGCAGGCTGGTTTGGGGAAACCATCATTCCATAGCCATTATCCATAAACTTGCCATCCTTTTCCTTCTTAACATTACCATCCATATACTTTACAAGGAGGTAGTTGCTAAGTTCTTCCCACCGTTTTACTGTTGAATTTCCAGTGTTAACGCTGTAGTCTGTTAGAAACTCGACAGCCAATTTTGGGTCGGTATCATAAAGCATTTTGGCTCCATTGTCGATAGCGGCGGTTAGTGCCAGATACTTAGATTCTAGGTCGGATTGAACTTTTGCAACGTCGGTGTGCATGGCATCGTAGCGAAGGTAAGCAAAGTTCGAAACCCTGTTAAATATCCAGTGTGCGGACGTTGGGCTAT
The genomic region above belongs to Williamwhitmania taraxaci and contains:
- the nrfH gene encoding cytochrome c nitrite reductase small subunit, coding for MKRLLSFFLPPGQWHFIVVILLGIFFGLGAFSFYLSKAHSYLGDNPETCINCHIMAPQYSTWSHSAHRNYATCNDCHVPHNNVFNMYYFKAKDGMRHATLFTLRAEPQVIQIKDAGKWAVQSNCIRCHEKLFADATTTSVNPMIEEVRKGRLCWECHRDTPHGRVNGLSSTPNARVPLPQSPVPSWLKKMIQQEKTNKK
- the nrfA gene encoding ammonia-forming cytochrome c nitrite reductase yields the protein MKTISDKIKEKPWLGWALFLGTAGVVFLLGMLASSIIERRAEAVFAYTPMVEYPQNEPRNEVWGQNFPREYNTYLKTSDTTFKSKFNGSGKTDMLEAYPELVVLWAGYPFSKEYNQPRGHFYAITDVRNILRTGAPKDDHDGPMPGTCWTCKSPDVPRMMAEIGPTEFYKMKWGALGPQIVNPIGCGDCHDAKNMNLIITRPALIEAFARQGKDITKATHQEMRSLVCAQCHVEYYFKGEGKYLTFPWDKGTSMESMEAYYDSTKFSDWTHSLSRTPMIKAQHPDYELYLTGVHHDRGVSCADCHMPYVNEGGVKFTSHHATSPLQNVANTCQVCHREETQKLVANVYERQAKVAENRVTLEKILARTHFEAKTAWDKGATEKEMAPVLQLIRAAQWRWDFVAASHGGSFHAPLETARIIGHGIEKAQDARIALARVLAVHGVLIEPTMPDISTKAKAQEVIGLDMKSLRKEKQGFLKEVVPGWVQKAKERESTYTVKNM
- a CDS encoding methyltransferase family protein, which gives rise to MNNLGTFLATKGLTFLQFGLIAVLLLLGPIVAHRSYLLLILQVSGMVLGIIAIFAVGLNQFSAYPTPRNGSKLITAGPFKIIRNPMYLAVFLFTVPITLDGPSMIKAVGMVALAIVILAKISVEERLLEKQFSEYEIYKKRSWRLIPFIY
- a CDS encoding CPBP family intramembrane glutamic endopeptidase, whose translation is MKAKQHQEIRPLGLGSSIIIAGITLAALFGTTSIAIPWITKTFMLEPIISWFIASSVIVFLPMLLATIILVRLEQKHLTWQSFLSRIRFKTLKSEDWLWIGLGVILILILTGFITVLLKGIFPNISTQPPFLEIPKINSDNRWILLAWLPMFFLNIVGEEFFWRGYIFPKQIKVFGKHTWFYNGIIWLVFHIPFGLNLIIILLPTLFITTFAYQKTNNVKVSIAIHAIINGAGFLAVTLGYI
- the rplS gene encoding 50S ribosomal protein L19; its protein translation is MEELIKIAEAAFENVGQKEYPNFKSGDTITVDYKIKEGNKERVQSFRGVVIQRKGAGKTQTFTIRKISNGIGVERIIPINSPFIDKIELNKAGRVRRARIFYIRKLTGKKARIKEKRMKVE